A single region of the Lacerta agilis isolate rLacAgi1 chromosome 9, rLacAgi1.pri, whole genome shotgun sequence genome encodes:
- the EXOSC9 gene encoding exosome complex component RRP45 yields MKETPLSNCEKRFLLRAIEERKRLDGRQCYDYRNLRISFGTDYGCCIVELGKTRVLGQVSCELVAPKPNRATEGILFFNLELSPMASPAFEPGRQSELLIKLNRLLERCLRNSKCIDTESLCVVAGEKVWQIRVDLHLLNHNGNIIDAASIAAIVALCHFRRPDVSVQGEEVTLYTPEERDPVPLSIHHMPICVSFAFFQQGTYLLVDPSEQEERVMDGLLVIAMNKHREICTIQSSGGIMLLKDQVLRCSKITGVKVAEITELIQKALENDQKVRKEGGKFGFAESIPSQKITAFKIDHAPIDTNDVQEQAEEIISKAFPPSEVLAKPILWASGTAQIGEGHESSWGDFEESEKEEEEDEVTPDEPITVEDHSMETGDTGVRTRNQKDETIVLSDSEEEDVVILEPEIALSRTESSPKQDISKKTAGKKKKKAVC; encoded by the exons ATGAAAGAGACGCCTCTGTCCAACTGCGAGAAGCGGTTCCTGCTCCGGGCTATTGAGGAGCGGAAG CGTCTGGATGGGCGACAATGCTATGATTACAGAAACCTCCGCATTTCCTTTGGCACTGACTATGGCTGCTGTATTGTGGAGCTCGGAAAAACCAG AGTTCTTGGGCAAGTGTCGTGTGAACTTGTTGCCCCAAAGCCAAATCGTGCAACAGAGGGCATACTTTTCTTTAATCTTGAACTCTCTCCTATGGCATCACCTGCTTTTGAGCCTGGAAG aCAATCTGAGCTGCTTATAAAACTAAACCGACTGTTAGAAAGATGTCTAAGGAACTCCAAGTGTATAGATACTGAATCTCTCTGTGTTGTTGCTGGTGAAAAG GTCTGGCAAATTCGTGTGGACCTGCATTTGTTGAATCATAATGGAAACATTATTGATGCTGCGAGCATAGCAGCAATAGTGGCATTATGCCACTTCCGGAGGCCAGATGTGTCTGTGCAAGGAGAAGAAGTAACACTG TATACCCCTGAGGAGCGAGATCCTGTCCCTCTGAGTATCCACCACATGCCTATCTGTGTAAGCTTTGCTTTCTTCCAGCAAGG GACCTACTTGTTAGTAGATCCCAGTGAACAGGAGGAACGTGTAATGGATGGTCTTCTTGTGATTGCTATGAATAAGCACCGTGAGATTTGTACAATTCAGTCCAGTGGTGGAATTATGCTGCTAAAAGATCAG GTTCTGAGATGCAGCAAAATAACCGGTGTTAAAGTAGCAGAAATTACAGAACTAATTCAAAAAGCCTTGGAGAATGATCAGAAAGTTAG GAAAGAAGGAGGGAAATTTGGATTTGCAGAATCTATTCCCAGCCAGAAAATAACGGCCTTTAAGATAGATCACGCCCCAATTGATACTAATGATGTACAAGAGCAAGCTGAAGAAATAATCTCAAAAGCTTTTCCACCTTCCGAAGT CTTGGCCAAGCCCATTTTATGGGCTTCTGGCACAGCCCAGATTGGAGAAGGACATGAGAGTTCATGGGGAGATTTTGAGGAAtctgaaaaggaagaggaggaagatgaagtcACCCCAGATGAACCAATAACTGTAGAAGACCATAGTATGGAAACAGGAGACACCGGTGTTAGAACCAGAAATCAGAAAG aTGAGACAATCGTGTTGTCCGACAGTGAAGAGGAAGATGTCGTTATCCTGGAGCCAGAAATTGCACTCAGCAG AACTGAGTCTTCCCCAAAGCAGGACATCAGTAAAAAAACAGctggcaaaaagaagaaaaaagctgtTTGCTGA